In the Pseudonocardia sediminis genome, CGATCCGCACCGAGCCGAGCCGGGCGTCGACGACCCGGCCCTCCTCGAACCACGCCGCGAGGACGGGCGCGACGACCCGGTGGGCGTACTGCTCGAGCAGCAACGACCCGGCGACCGCCCGGCTCCCGGTCCCCCGCGCCGACGCGACCACGTCGAGCGCCGCGGGCAGGCCCGGGCCGAACAGATCCGTCGCCGCCACCCATCCCGGCCCGGACGGCTCTCCGGGCGCGCCGAGGAACGCGACGAACCGGTCGCCCCTCGCGACGCCGTCGGTCAGGACGGCCCCCGTCGTCCCGGCCGGGGCCGTCGTGACGTCGGGCTGCATCCCGGCGACGCTACCGCCCCCGCCTCGCCGGCCACCCCGACCCGTGAGCGGAAATCGTCGCCGGGGCGACGATTTCCGCGCACGACCCTCAGGCGAACAGGGCCTTGCGCAGAGCGTGGGTCTGGTCCAGGCCGAAGCGCAGGGAGACCTCGGCCTTCGAGAACAGAGCGTCGAAACCGTGGAACGCGCCGGGGACGATCTCCAGCTCGCACGGCACCCCGGCGGCCTCCAGCCGTCGGGCGTAGGCGACGTCCTCGTCGTGGAACAGGTCGAGGGTCCCGACCCCGATCCACGCCGGCGGCAGGCCGGTGAGGTCCTCGCGCCGGGCGGGTGCCGAGTACGGCGAGACACCCGGCCCGCCGGGCTCGCGGCCCAGGTAGGACGTCCAGCCGAAGCGGTTGCTCCTGGCCGTCCATATGCGGACGGTGAGCGTGTCGAGGTCGGGGCGGGTGACCGTGCGGTCGTCGAGCATCGGGTAGACGAGCAGCTGGAACACCGGCCGGACCTCACCCCGGTCGTGGGCGAGCAGCGACACGGCGGCGGCCAGCCCTCCCCCGGCGCTGGCGCCGCCGACGGCGATCCGGCCGGGGTCGACGCCCAGCTCACCGGCGCGCGCGACGAGACCGCGCAGGCCCGCGTAGACGTCCTCCACCGCCGCCGGAGCGGGGTCGGCCGGCGCGAGCCGGTACCGCACGGCGGCCACGACGATGCCGAGGTCGCGCACCAGGTCGATGTTCTTCTGGTCGTCCTGCTCCGGGGAGCCGAGGACGAGACCGCCGCCGTGGATCCACAGCAGCGCCGGCACCGCGTCGGTCGCACCGGCGGGCCGGAACACCCGCAGCGAGACGGGCGGCGCGTCCGGCGGGCCGGGGACGACGAGCTCCTGCACGGTCACGCCCGGGGGCGGAGCGACCGGCCGGGTCTTGAGGCGTCGCGCGAGCTCGCTCAGACGCGGTCCGACGCTGATCGGCGGGAGGAAGCGCCCGAGGGCGAGGTCGGGATGGAAGGCGGCCACGGGCGCATTGCTACCAGACCCGGCGCGGCACGGGTGCTTGCACGCCCGCACGACCGTCGGGCGCGCCGAGCGGGGCGTCAGGGTCTGTCGATCGAGCAGGGACAACCGTGACGCCCCGCTCGGCGAGCTCCGGCGCGTGTCCGGACGCACGACGGCGGCGCCCGCCCCCGGTCGTCGGGGACGGGCGCCGCCGGTCGTGGAGCGTCACCGCGTCGCGGGCGAGACCGCGACCGGCTCCCGGCGTGGACGGTGGTGGTCGGCGTTGCGCGGGGTGGCGAGCACCTCGCCCGTGCGGTTCTCGAGCGCGATCGAGTCCGACAGCGCCCCGCTGGAGGCGAGGACGGTCTCCAGCGCCTGGACCCAGTGCTCGTAGTAGTTCCAGGGCTCGCCGCCCTTGCCGTCCTCCCACTGCTTGATCGAGTCGATCAGGGAGAGCTGGAACTCGCTCCACCCGTAGTGGCCCTCGTTGTAGGCGGCCACCGCGAGCGCGAACGCGCGCAGCTCCCACGGCTCGTCGAAGCCCTTGTCCGCCTGCGGCAGGTCGCAGAGCAGCTTCTCCACCCGGCGACGGGCGTCGCCGATCTCGGTGGCGTCCTGCCGGTAGCCCTCCCGGCCCTCGGATACCTCGGTGGCGTCGAGGTCCTCGTAGGGCTCGCCGTCGGCGAACGGGAGATGACCGTGCCCGTGTCCGTGGTCGCCCCCCATCAGGCGGGCTGCTTCGGCCGGCCGACGCCGATCATCGACTCGCGGGTGACCAGCTCGGCGAGCTGCTCCTCGCTGAAGCCGTCGGTCCCGGCCGGACGCTGCGGCAGCACCCAGTAGCGCAGCTCCGAGCTGGTGTCCCAGACACGGACCTCGACCGACTCCGGCACGTCGAGCCCGAACTCCTCGGACAGCACCTTGCGGGGCTCGCGCACCATCCGGGCGCGGTAGGCGGGCTCCTTGTACCAGTTCGGCGGCAGGCCCAGCACCGGCCACGGGTAGCAGGAGCACAGCGTGCAGACGATGGCGTGGTGGACCTCGTCGGTGTTCTCGACGGCGACCATCTCCTCGCCCTGCAGGCCGCCGATGCCCAGCTCGGCGCAGGCGGTCGAGGCGTTCTCCAGCAGGCGCTTCTTGAAGTCGGGGTCGCTCCAGGCCTTGGCGACGACCTTGGCGCCGAGCTGCGGGCCGACCTCGTTCTCGTAGATCTCGGCGAGCCGGTCGACCGCCGCGGTCGTCATCAGGCCCTTCTCGATCATCAGCGACTCGATCGCCTTGACCCGGGCCGCGATCTGTTCCTGGTGGGTCGGGGTGTTCGTCGTGGTCATGGTTGTTCTCCGCGATTCAGGACGTGGACGGAACTCAGGAACCGGCCGGGACGATGTAGGGCTCCCAGACGTCGAACGTGACCGTCCCGTTGGGCTCGGCCGTCTCGGCGCCCCAGAGCTCGGTGTTGGTGAACTGCACGGTGTAGACGTGCTCGGGGTCCTCGCCCCCGAAGTTGCCCGCGGCATCGGGGTAGATCATCTCGCCGTGGGCGAGCACGATGACGCCCGTCTTCCCGCGCACGTACGTCGCCCGGCGGGTGTGACCGCGCGGGGAGTCGGCGACGACGGTGACCCGGTCGCCGACGGCGAACCTCGCGGTCTTGCCGGTGTCGCGGGAGGCGTTCGCCCCCGCCGGGATGACGGCGTCGATGAACGCGACGAGCTCACCGTCGGGGTCCTGGTCCTCCGGCAGCGGCGCGTCCGGGTTCTCCAGGTAGTACTGCGCCCGCTTGTCGACCTCGGCCTGGTCCCAGTGCCCGGTCCGGATCCCGTGGAAGGTCACCGACTCCAGCCAGTGCTCGTAGTAGGGCGAGGTCAGGTACTCGACCGGCGGGATCAGCTCCATGCCGTACCGGAACGAGTCGACCCCGAAGAAGCCGGCCTTGAAGGCCAGCGGGAAGAACGTGTGGGCGTGCTTCTCCCACTCCGCCTTCCACACCGGTTCGTGCTCCGGGGGCGCGACGGCGCCGAGGCCGTCCCGTCCGCCGAGGTCGTGAATGCCGTTCACCACGGTGGTCCTCCTGGAAGTGGTCGTCAGCTGTTTCTCTGCCCGGCGGCCGCCGGGATCGAGGCGGGCGGGGCCGGGAACCCGCCCACCGCCTGCTCGTAGGCGTGCGCGGCGCGCAGCACGGTGGCGTCGTCGAAGCTCCGGCCGACGAGCATCAGCCCGCACGGCAGGCCGTCCACCAGCTCGGCCGGCACGGTGCAGGCCGGGTGCCCGGTGACGTCGAACGGTGCGCAGTTGCCGATCATCGACAGCGCCGTCGTCAGGTAGTCGCCGAGCGGGGCGTCGTAGCCCAGCAGCGGCTGCGCCGTGAACGGCAGGGTCGGCAGCGCCAGGAGGTCGTAGGACGAGAACGCCGCGTCGTAGGCCGCCTTCAGCTCGAACGCGAGGTTGCGGGCCATGGCGTACCACTTCCCACCGCCCGCCTTGAACGTGTAGCCGCCGGAGAGTCCGACCAGCTTGACCGTCTTGGACAGCTCGGAGCCCCGGGTGATGCGCTGGGCCCCGTAGTGCTCCATCAGCTCGGGGTCGTAGAGGCCCTGGGAGTTCATGCCGTAGGCGTTGCCGGCGATCATCTGGAACGCCGCGCCCTCGGTGGCGATCACGTTCCAGACCGCCATCCCGTCGGTGTGCCAGGGGATCGACACCTCCTCGACGACCGCGCCCGCCCCGCGCAGCGCGTCCACCGCGGCCCGGACGGACGCGTCGACGCCCGCGTCGCTCTCCGGCCGGCCGAAGCCCTCGGTGAGCACGCCGATCCGCAGGCCCTCGACCCCCTGACCGAGCGCGGCCGTGTAGTCGATCGCGTCCACGGTGGTCGGTTGGCGGGGGTCCAGACCGTCGACCCCGGCCAGCACGCCGAGCATGAGCGCCGCGTCGGCGACGGTGCGGGTCATCGGACCGAGGTGGTCGATCGTCTGCTCGATCGGGAACGCGCCGGTGTAGGGCACCAGGCCGTGCGTCGGCTTGTGGCCGACGCCGCCGGAGAACGACGACGGGATGCGGACCGACCCGCCCTGGTCACCGCCGAGCGCGAGGTCCACCTCCCCGGTGACGACGAGGGCGGCACTGCCGGAGGACGAGCCGCCGGAGTTGCGCGTCGGGTCCCAGGGGTTGCGCACCGGCCACGGCTTCGAGGTGAAGCTCCCGCCGGAGAAGCAGAGGTCCTCGCACATCGACTTGCCGGTGATCGTCGCGCCGGCCTCGAGCAGCCGGGTGACGACGGTGGCGTCGCGGCGCGGGACGAAGCCCTCCACCGTGGCCGAGCCGTTCGTCATCGGCACGCCGGCGACGCTGACGTTGTCCTTGATCGCCACGGTCTTGCCGGCCAGCGGGCCCTGCGCGGCGCCGGGGATCGACGTCGTCACATACCAGGCGCCCAGCGGGTTGTCGGTCGGCTCGGCCCACGCCCGGTCCGGGGCGTCCGGCGCGGTGGCGTTGTAGAGCTCCTCGACCCGCTCCGACGCGGCGAACGTCGAGGCCACCGCGGGGCCGATCTCGGAGAGCTCGGCGTCGGAGAGACCGAACCCGAAATGTCTGTTCAGCGCCGCCAGGGCGGCGGCGTCCGGTGGGGGTATCGCCACGTGCACTCCTCGGATGGAAGGTCACCCGAGAACCTAGAAGGAGGCCCACGTCACGTCAATGATCCCTGACGCGTTGACATGATGTTTACCCGGCCGCACCAACCGGATACACACGGTCGAACATCGCCCCGTGCGCCTCGGCCAGGTAGAGCCGCTGCTGCACGAGGTCGGACCCGTCGAGGGTGACCGTCCCGCGCGGGAGCTCGAAGCGCCCGACGCGCATCTCGTCGGCCACCCGCAGCGGGTCGGTGGACCGGGCTCGGCGCGCGGCTCCGGACCACATGTGGATCGCCTCGAACACCGACTCCGACAGCGTCGACAACGGTGGCGCCCACGGGCCGAACGCCTCGCGGTAGCGCGTCACGAGCGAGTCGTTGCGCTCGGTCCCGAGACCCTGGAAGTACCCGGAGACGCCGTGGATGCCCGGTGCCGCCGCCGCGCCGACC is a window encoding:
- a CDS encoding nitrile hydratase accessory protein gives rise to the protein MGGDHGHGHGHLPFADGEPYEDLDATEVSEGREGYRQDATEIGDARRRVEKLLCDLPQADKGFDEPWELRAFALAVAAYNEGHYGWSEFQLSLIDSIKQWEDGKGGEPWNYYEHWVQALETVLASSGALSDSIALENRTGEVLATPRNADHHRPRREPVAVSPATR
- the nthA gene encoding nitrile hydratase subunit alpha, with translation MTTTNTPTHQEQIAARVKAIESLMIEKGLMTTAAVDRLAEIYENEVGPQLGAKVVAKAWSDPDFKKRLLENASTACAELGIGGLQGEEMVAVENTDEVHHAIVCTLCSCYPWPVLGLPPNWYKEPAYRARMVREPRKVLSEEFGLDVPESVEVRVWDTSSELRYWVLPQRPAGTDGFSEEQLAELVTRESMIGVGRPKQPA
- a CDS encoding alpha/beta hydrolase — encoded protein: MAAFHPDLALGRFLPPISVGPRLSELARRLKTRPVAPPPGVTVQELVVPGPPDAPPVSLRVFRPAGATDAVPALLWIHGGGLVLGSPEQDDQKNIDLVRDLGIVVAAVRYRLAPADPAPAAVEDVYAGLRGLVARAGELGVDPGRIAVGGASAGGGLAAAVSLLAHDRGEVRPVFQLLVYPMLDDRTVTRPDLDTLTVRIWTARSNRFGWTSYLGREPGGPGVSPYSAPARREDLTGLPPAWIGVGTLDLFHDEDVAYARRLEAAGVPCELEIVPGAFHGFDALFSKAEVSLRFGLDQTHALRKALFA
- a CDS encoding amidase, yielding MAIPPPDAAALAALNRHFGFGLSDAELSEIGPAVASTFAASERVEELYNATAPDAPDRAWAEPTDNPLGAWYVTTSIPGAAQGPLAGKTVAIKDNVSVAGVPMTNGSATVEGFVPRRDATVVTRLLEAGATITGKSMCEDLCFSGGSFTSKPWPVRNPWDPTRNSGGSSSGSAALVVTGEVDLALGGDQGGSVRIPSSFSGGVGHKPTHGLVPYTGAFPIEQTIDHLGPMTRTVADAALMLGVLAGVDGLDPRQPTTVDAIDYTAALGQGVEGLRIGVLTEGFGRPESDAGVDASVRAAVDALRGAGAVVEEVSIPWHTDGMAVWNVIATEGAAFQMIAGNAYGMNSQGLYDPELMEHYGAQRITRGSELSKTVKLVGLSGGYTFKAGGGKWYAMARNLAFELKAAYDAAFSSYDLLALPTLPFTAQPLLGYDAPLGDYLTTALSMIGNCAPFDVTGHPACTVPAELVDGLPCGLMLVGRSFDDATVLRAAHAYEQAVGGFPAPPASIPAAAGQRNS
- the nthB gene encoding nitrile hydratase subunit beta, with the protein product MVNGIHDLGGRDGLGAVAPPEHEPVWKAEWEKHAHTFFPLAFKAGFFGVDSFRYGMELIPPVEYLTSPYYEHWLESVTFHGIRTGHWDQAEVDKRAQYYLENPDAPLPEDQDPDGELVAFIDAVIPAGANASRDTGKTARFAVGDRVTVVADSPRGHTRRATYVRGKTGVIVLAHGEMIYPDAAGNFGGEDPEHVYTVQFTNTELWGAETAEPNGTVTFDVWEPYIVPAGS